Proteins encoded in a region of the Poecile atricapillus isolate bPoeAtr1 chromosome 26, bPoeAtr1.hap1, whole genome shotgun sequence genome:
- the LOC131588530 gene encoding serine/threonine-protein kinase PAK 3-like: protein MWSLPARCLPNTDHQDHGSPGLCPTGVTGDHPTPILPWGMELEQRTKLFLHSGTKRTIPALPGLGLQPLRMQDLQGFSSSSSIWPWLGNDKSCFGGTQGTKAASAPPLAPSACKEEAKEEEESSELPAVLGDEGEHPAVWEYNGEAPAVCDKDSGHLPVWDEDGGCPLVWDENGRAPMACDEDDGNLPVWDEDRERPVSWKEEGEHLPAWEADREPAEFWEEDREPAVLWEEDEEPPSAPEEDTEAPCAAGSWAEHSDSSTALQPEGSGEWSLMQLSTSALFLCARAGCWNTVSVGEPAEKYLELEQIGQGAFGTVSKGLDRATGGEVAIKKMSLRGQNRERAVNEVVVLKDKKNPNIVNSLDSFLVDGDLWLVMEYMDGGTLQDVVRRTRMAEGEMAAVSQECLQGLDFLHSIRVIHRDLKSSNILLGMDGSVKLADFGLCAQLSPEQDQCSSMVGTAHWMAPEVVTSSPYGPKVDIWSFGIVTIEMVEGEPPYFQQTGAMARALIRQNGTPQLQEPRRLSALLRDFLECSLEPDEERRYSAQELLQHPFLSSAKPLSSLTPLITAAKQLREQRRRR, encoded by the exons atgtggagcctcccagccaggtgtcttcccaacaccgatcaccaggaccacggatcaccagggctctgcccaacgggggtcactggggatcatccaacgccgatcctcccatgggggatggagctggagcagcgcacgaagctcttcctgcactcggg TACcaagagaacaatacctgct ctccctgggctgggtttgcaaCCCCTCCGCATGCAGgatctccagggcttttcctcctcctcctccatctggcCATGGCTTGGGAATGACAAATCCTGCTTTGGGGGAA CACAGGGCACCAAAGCAGCATCAGCTCCTCCTCTGGCTCCCTCTGCTTGCAAAGAGGAGGccaaagaggaggaagagagcagTGAACTTCCCGCTGTTCTGGGAGACGAGGGCGAACACCCCGCGGTTTGGGAATACAACGGCGAGGCTCCCGCGGTGTGTGACAAGGACAGTGGACATCTCCCAGTGTGGGATGAGGACGGTGGATGTCCCCTGGTGTGGGATGAGAATGGCCGAGCTCCCATGGCATGTGACGAGGATGACGGCAATCTCCCAGTGTGGGATGAGGACAGAGAACGTCCTGTGTCTTGGAAAGAGGAGGGAGAACATCTTCCAGCATGGGAAGCAGACAGAGAACCTGCAGAGTTTTGGGAAGAGGACAGGGAACCTGCAGTGCTTTGGGAAGAGGATGAGGaacctccctctgctcctgaagAGGACACTgaagctccctgtgctgcaggatccTGGGCTGAACattctgacagcagcacagccctgcagccagagggGAGCGGGGAGTGGAGCCTGATGCAGCTGAGTACGTCTGCTCTGTTCCTGTGTGCCAGagcagggtgct GGAACACCGTGAGCGTGGGGGAGCCTGCCGAGAAATACCTGGAACTGGAGCAGATTGGCCAAGG GGCTTTTGGAACCGTTTCCAAAGGACTCGACAGGGCCACTGGAGGAGAG GTGGCCATCAAGAAAATGAGTCTCAGAGGGCAGAACAGGGAACGAGCTGTGAATGAGGTCGTGGTCCTGAAGGACAAGAAGAACCCCAACATTGTCAATTCTTTGGACAG CTTCCTTGTTGATGGAGATCTCTGGCTGGTGATGGAATACATGGATGGAGGAACTTTGCAGGATGTTGTCAGACGGACACGCATGGCTGAAGGAGAGATGGCAGCTGTCAGTCAGGAG TGTCTGCAGGGCCTGGATTTCCTCCATTCCATCCGGGTGATCCACCGAGATCTGAAGAGCTCCAACATCCTTCTGGGAATGGACGGCTCTGTCAAGCTGG CTGATTTTGGCCTCTGtgctcagctcagccctgagcaggACCAGTGCAGCTCCATGGTGGGCACTGCTCACTGGATGGCCCCAGAAGTTGTGACCAGTTCTCCTTACGGCCCCAAGGTGGACATCTGGTCCTTTGGCATTGTGACCATCGAGATGGTGGAAGGAGAACCTCCTTACTTCCAGCAAACGGGGGCCATG gctCGCGCTCTGATCCGGCAGAACGGGACCCcgcagctgcaggagcccaggcGCCTGTCGGCTCTGCTGCGGGACTTCCTCGAGTGCAGCCTGGAGCCGGACGAGGAGCGGCGCTActctgcccaggagctgctgcag CACCCATTTTTGTCATCAGCCAAGCCTCTCTCCAGCCTGACCCCTCTGATCACTGCAGCAAAGCAACTGAGGGAGCAGCGGAGGAGGAGATGA